A single window of uncultured Methanospirillum sp. DNA harbors:
- a CDS encoding type II toxin-antitoxin system MqsA family antitoxin, giving the protein MDKLSGEKKMIPNVCSFCKGTLVEGKNEFMVRKGSEIIVIKDVPAYICEQCSESYFTPQASRKIDLILEKARSGPVCGKALAAIEISMEG; this is encoded by the coding sequence ATGGATAAATTATCGGGAGAGAAGAAGATGATTCCAAATGTATGCTCATTCTGTAAAGGAACTCTGGTTGAAGGAAAAAATGAGTTTATGGTCAGAAAAGGATCGGAAATTATCGTAATAAAGGATGTTCCTGCGTATATCTGTGAACAATGCAGTGAATCGTATTTTACCCCTCAAGCCTCTCGCAAAATTGATCTGATCCTTGAAAAGGCCCGGTCAGGACCGGTTTGTGGTAAGGCTCTTGCTGCGATTGAGATCAGTATGGAAGGGTAA
- a CDS encoding ATP-binding protein, with protein MISRTAGKKILELVAGFPAVIITGPRQSGKTTLVKSLFPTKPYILLEDPDTRRFAEEDPRSFLAQFQDTGAVIDEAQYVPELFSYLQGILDHNNSPGLFILTGSQNFLMMERISQSLAGRIGIIRLLPLSMNELIQAGFQYDRYEEYLYRGFYPRLYNSTILPSDYYSSYVQTYLERDLRQLKQVHNLTTFQTFLRMCANRVGQIVNFSSIGSDCGINHKTVKEWISLLETSGIVFLLKVHHKNFNKRLIQMPKVYFSDPGLAAYLAGIKSAEEIVTHPLKGGLFETLIIGELLKFRLNRGLEPNLFFWRDKTGHEIDCIIELSIDEAIPVEIKAGRTIAGDYFKNLMYWNKLSGQSPDRSFVVYGGDQNQNRREGRVIGYGDLDQVFELL; from the coding sequence ATGATCTCAAGAACAGCCGGAAAAAAGATACTGGAGTTGGTTGCAGGATTTCCTGCAGTGATCATAACCGGGCCACGTCAGTCCGGGAAAACCACACTGGTCAAATCTCTGTTCCCCACAAAACCATACATCCTTCTTGAAGACCCTGACACCCGGAGATTTGCAGAGGAGGATCCCAGGAGTTTTCTGGCACAGTTTCAGGATACCGGGGCAGTTATTGATGAAGCACAGTATGTTCCGGAGTTGTTCTCATATTTACAGGGGATTCTGGATCACAATAATTCTCCAGGCCTATTCATTCTGACAGGTTCACAGAACTTTCTCATGATGGAACGTATATCCCAGTCTCTTGCTGGGAGAATCGGTATCATTCGGCTACTGCCACTATCAATGAATGAACTGATCCAGGCAGGGTTTCAATACGACAGATACGAAGAATATCTATACAGGGGCTTTTATCCCCGGCTATATAACTCAACGATTCTCCCGTCTGACTATTACTCGTCGTATGTTCAGACATATCTTGAACGGGATCTCAGGCAACTGAAACAGGTCCATAATCTCACCACGTTTCAGACCTTTCTCAGGATGTGTGCCAACCGGGTCGGGCAGATCGTAAATTTTTCATCTATTGGTAGTGATTGCGGCATAAACCATAAGACTGTCAAGGAATGGATATCTCTTCTTGAAACATCAGGGATTGTTTTTCTCTTAAAGGTCCACCATAAGAACTTCAATAAACGCCTGATTCAGATGCCAAAGGTATATTTTTCCGATCCCGGACTGGCGGCATATCTTGCAGGGATAAAATCTGCTGAAGAGATCGTGACTCATCCATTGAAAGGAGGTTTGTTTGAGACACTGATCATAGGAGAGTTATTAAAATTCCGGCTTAACAGGGGCCTTGAACCGAATCTCTTCTTCTGGCGGGATAAAACCGGACATGAGATCGACTGTATCATTGAATTATCGATAGATGAGGCGATCCCGGTAGAGATAAAGGCTGGAAGAACTATTGCCGGGGATTATTTCAAGAATCTCATGTACTGGAATAAACTGTCTGGTCAGAGTCCAGACCGGTCATTTGTTGTGTACGGAGGGGATCAGAACCAGAACCGGAGGGAAGGGAGAGTGATTGGGTACGGGGATCTCGATCAGGTGTTCGAATTATTGTGA